ATCCATCAGAAAGAACACTTTCAGTCATTAATAAAAAATTATCCTATAAAAAGATATGCTAATAGCTTTGAATTGTACTTCGAAGAAGAACATCTGGAAGAAATTGAGAGAACCTTAGGAGAGCATAATTTTGAATTTATTCACCAAATAAAGGAACAGCCCTGGAAGCAGAGGGTTTTGAGATTTTATGATTATGATAAAAATATAGTAGAAATTGGCGAACCGATAAATTTAGAGAAAAAACAAGGTTGATTGATTTAGTGATGATGCTTTTG
This genomic window from Atribacterota bacterium contains:
- a CDS encoding glyoxalase/bleomycin resistance/dioxygenase family protein, producing MKYICPLIVVEDINRSRYLYEEILKQKVKEDHGANIVFEGDFAIHQKEHFQSLIKNYPIKRYANSFELYFEEEHLEEIERTLGEHNFEFIHQIKEQPWKQRVLRFYDYDKNIVEIGEPINLEKKQG